The sequence below is a genomic window from Aureispira sp. CCB-E.
TAAGGAAATCGTTGAGAGAAATGGTCAACGTCAAATGCGCACCAAACGAAGTGTTGCCTTAACACCAACCGATTTGACTTGCCTACCAATGGAAAAAGATGCTTTTCTTGCTCTTAAAGACAAAGTTCAAAATGCCGCTGCTGACCAACGCTTAAATATTGCTCAAGATGGTATCAAAGGTCAATGCATGACTCCTAAACAAATCAAAGTGGTTGGTGATTTAATTTTAAGTGAGGTAGATCAAAATAACTTTGCCATTGCAGCAAAAGAGGTTTGTGCCAATCCTAAAAAGTTTCCTTATACCATTTCTGATCCTGTTGTTGTCAAAGAACCAAAGGCAGACCCCCAAAAAGAGGTCAAAGAAGTTAAAGAGGTCATCAAAGAAGAACCTGTTGTGGTCGAAGAACCTACAAAGGAAAAAACAAAAGCAGAGTTAAAAGCAGAACTAAAAGCTTTAAAAGAGAAACAAAAAGCCGAAAAAGCTGCTGCTAAGGCGAAGAAAAAGGCAGAAAAAGCTGCTGCCAAAGCTAAAAAGAAAGCCGAAAAAGAAGTGGCTAAGGCAAAGAAAAAAGCGGAAAAAGAAGCAGCTAAAGCTAAAAAGAAATAGTACGAGTTGCAATTATTGATGCTAACTCAGATCAATTCTACAAATACTATAAGACCTTCTGTGCATTTTTGTTGTACAGGAGGTTTTTTGTTGCTTATTAGGTATTGTTGGGAACTAAATTAGGATCAAACCTTGTTACAATAGTATCATTATCAATACAAATAGCTTTACTATTATGATATTAAATTTCACAAGACCTGCCATATTAGCGCAACAATTTTCGTCCCGTGCTAAAAAGCACAAGCAAGTGCCTTTGTCAACCCCCAATCATAGCGCATATAAAAAGGCACAAAGTTTACTTATTTGGGGAAGTATTCTTTTAAGTATTTTTTGTTTAATACTTGCTGCTGCTTATTGGGGTTAGGTAACGTTACTTTTATCACAAAACTATTTTTTCATCTAAAAATATCAATCATTATGCCTGGCGCAGGAAGCATGCTGCATGCTATTGTCTCATTACGAGAAAACAAGCGAAGCCACACTCCTTTTCCAACCAAAGATTTTGACAAATCTATTGGCACAACACCACTTGTATTTAAAAAAGCAAGCCAAACGGAACGCACCAAAGCAGCACAACATTTAGAGCAAATAAAGAACAACGAAAATACACGTTTAATGCTGGTATTTTTTATTATTGCTACAATTACAATAACATTACTAGCTATCTATTTCTTAAACAGATAATTTGATGAATCCTATATTGCTCTTATTTTCCTTTATTTTACTAACAACAGCTTGTAATAACCCTTCTTCTCCTAGACCTCAAACGGTCTCCTCTAGTCCGTTACTTTTATTACAAAAACAACAAATTGACTCTACCAATTTTGAACTGTTTTTAAGAGCATTTAAAAAAGAGCAAATCTTAGAAGTTTGGGCAAAAGAGAAACTTGGGCAGCAATTTAAAAAAATACAAACGTATTCTTTTTGTACTTCTTCGGGCTTATTGGGACCTAAACGCCAGGAAGGAGATCGGCAAATTCCTGAAGGGTGTTACTGGATCGATCGCTTTAATCCCAATAGTAAATTTCATTTATCACTCGGTTTAAATTACCCAAATGATTCTGATCGAAAATTGGGGCATGCTCAATATCCTGGCGGTGATATTTTCATTCATGGCGGTTGTGCTAGTATTGGTTGTATTCCCATTACCAATAGAAAAATAGAAGAACTCTATGCTTTAACCTCCGAAGCACAACGCTTGGGGCAAACAAAAATTCAAGTCCATATTTTCCCATCCAACAAAATGAAGTCGTTGATTAATAATGCCACCCAACATATGGTATTTTGGCAAAATTTATATCCTATTTTTGATTACTTTGAAACCAAACATACCCTACCTAAAGTTTGGATAAAACCTAATGGCACTTATGCTATTGCAAACTAAGTATTATGATCTTATCAACAACTGAAATCATCCCGCAAAGACAAATTCGTCAAATTGTTGGACTGGTACGAGGTAATATAGCTTTTGCTAGAAACAAAAGTCGAAATACTTGGGTTGATTTAGCCAATCTAATGGGAGGGGAAATAGAAGATTTTTCTTTGATTCAAGCTCATGCAAGAGAGGAAGCTTTAAATAAAATGATTCAAGCCGCCCAAAAACTAAAAGCAGATGCTATCATTGGGCTTCGTTTTTCTAGTACAACGATAGAAGGCGTCTCTGAAATTTTGGCTTATGGGACTGCAGTGCAATTATACGAAATTGAATAAAGGATAAATACTTTTATAATTGAGACAAAAAGCAGCAAAAAAGATGCTTCCACCCCGACATAAACCATTCAACCTCAAAAACCTTAACAAAAAAAACGGAATAACAATTCTTTTTTGTCACTCCGTTTTTAAACTCTATTCCATAACAAGGCTAACTAAAAGTACTCAATATTTCTATAACTTTTCAGCATCATTCCTATAGTTAATGAATCGGTTTTAAGTTTTTTAGTCGCCCTAAAAATCTTCTTCGCCATAGTATTCTGCCCAGATATTGCGCGTTTCATACAACTTCACACAATGCATTCGACAGTTGGCATCCAAATGAGGCTCTATCTGTTTCCAGATATAATACACCAAGTTTTCAGTTGTTGGCGGTGTTCCTTTCGGCAAGAAATTAGGGTCCATGTTTAGATTGCTATGATCTAAGATATCGCAAACTTCTTTTTTAATAATTGTACTCAATTTCTTCGCATCCATAATAAACCCCGTCACAGGATCAGGTTTACCTTTGATGGTCACCATTAAATCATAATTATGGCCATGAAAATTTTTATTGGCACATTTGCCAAATACTTGAAAGTTTTTTTCTTCAGACCATTCGTGTACCCACAATTGGTGAGCAGCATTAAAATTCTCTCTACGAGTTAAATAAATAATCATTTCTTATTCAACGTTTTGTACCTATCAACTAATTTTCAGTTGTTCTGGGGAATAGCCAGTTGGTCGTGACGTAATATTTTTTTAGTTTGCAACTACTTTATAATGATAGTGCTACTCTAAAAATAGTAGAGCGCCTCCTACCCTATTCTTGTTAACAAACTATAATTCTATTAAAAATTGTAGCGTATCAACGCCATCTGCATAGTCCTCCAAAGCAGGCTTTTGAGCTTGCCCTAAAAGAACCGTATTTTTTTGTGGAAGGTTCATTTTTGTCGCAATACATTGTATTTGCTCCTTTGCTCCTTCCAATTTTGCTTGTAGATCTTCTTCATTATTATAATACTCAAAATGTACCGAAGAAATACGAGACAACAAACTTTCATGTTCCAATAACATCAAACAATCATTGGCTAAATGAGGGACATTATTCAACAGATAAATAGAACGATTGTAATCGTAATTATTTTTGTATTTATTGTGATCCATTATCGTTTTATAATGCTGATCCATTAGGCTCAAGAAATTGAAAAAATCATATTCCTTGGGTACATATAGTTTGGCAACAGAACGGCACCCCAAGCCAAAATAGGCAAAAATATCGCTTCCCAAAGCCAACAATTCTTCCTCTGTTTCTGTCCCATCCAGAACGGCAATTGAATTTCTATTCTTTCGAATGATATTGGGATATTTGCTAAAATATTGCTCAAAGTATAAGGCTGAATTATTACTTCCAGTAGCAATAACCGCATCAAAATCTTTCAATCGCAACACAGGCTTAAAGTAAGCAGCACTTCTTGGATCTTCTTTTATCATAAAGTCAATCATGTATGGAATCAAGTATTGATCTTTTTCAGAATACTTGAGCATAGCTTGATGACCTGCGATAAACGTTGTTAATACATCATGAAAACCAACTGCAGGAATATTACCTGCCAAGACCAGACCAATTTTTTTAGACCTTCTCTCTTCCTTCAAAGATGGATAGTTAGCGATCCAAGCTTCTAAAGCCGATGCGGTTAAAAATTCGGTTGCAAAATTTTGCAAGGCATTTCGTGAATTTTCCTTTGTCAGCCAACGATTATTTCGTTCTGTGTAAGCAATTGCATATTGTCTTGCTTCGGTATCTTGCTGTATATAAGCTCCTAATTTTACCAATAAAGCCAAACGCTCCTGTAATTTCATAGTTGGTTTTTATTTTAGAACTGCAAATTTCTTAAAAAAAAGCGAATATTTAGTGATTAGCCCTCTAATTTTTGGCTTTTCTTTAGTCATAAATCAAAATGCCCCCCAATTTGCAAAAAAAAAGACCTCAAACAATCGTGCTTGAGGTCTTGTTCTGTGTTTTTATTTTTTTATTTAACAGGAGGTGTTGGAGGTGCTTGTTGTTGCGGAGCATAAGGTTGCAAACGCGCTAACATTTCCTTTTTGTAGGCTTCATCAGAAGTCAAACTGACAAACTGCATCAGCTGCTGAATCATTCCCAACATTTCGTTGCGTTCTCCTGCAAAAGCTTTTTGATCTGCCGCAGAAGTTAAACTATTGTAGAACGATAAACGATCAATCAAGGCTTCTGCCAAAATATCCATATGTTGTTTAGCTTTTTCCTCTGTTGCTTCCGACTTTAATTCTACTAAATAGAAACGAATTCCTTGCAAGGACATTCTACTTTGTTCGTATGGGAAGTTCATATGTGGGAACGACTCAAAGAACTTGTCTACAGTCGCTTCTGCACGTTTCTTGTCTCCTTCTCTAATTAAAGCATCCGTCAAGCGAACAAATCCATACTGCAAGCTATGTACAGAAGGCATATAACTCTCATTGATAAAGAAGTCTTTCTTATCAAAGTTCCCCCATCTAAACTTACCTGGTTGCTCCTCTGTTCCTACCATATTCTCATACATTAAATCGGTATCGACTTTTCCCATCAAGATAGCGGTTGTTGATTGACTTGGAGTTCTATAAGGAACGATACGTAAGGCCATTCCCTCTAACATCAAGTAATCTTTTAGTCCCATAATTTTTTCTGGGCGACAAGTCACCGCAAAATAAATAGGACGTTCCCAACCACGTTGCGCATTGGTCGCAATAATATCCATCAAAGCAATCTCATCTTTCATCATAAACTGCCCTTCTTTCAATTTAAACTTGACAGCAGGCAAGATCATAGAATCAGGAATACTCTCGTTGATAGCTCCATTTTTAATTGCTTTTTCCTTATCAACAGGAAGGTAGACATTTCTAGCAGGAATGTAACTAGCATACTGCTCTAGCATTTGTGGATTCATATTACTTGGCGTAGAACCTACAAATTTAATGACATCGTGCAAATTGATATAACGTTCTCCTTGTGTAATTTGGAAAGGCAAGTAATTTCTGAGTTTTCCTCTATAAGCTGCCTTAGGTATGGTCATTTCTATTTTTGGCGATTCGTTAATTTTACGACGCAACTGGTCGATATACCAGTCCACAGCCAATAAACTAAAGTTGATGACACGAACATCAGGACGAATATTTTCGACCTCTTGAGCATACCACAATGGATAGGTATCGTTGTCTCCATAGGTAAATATAATGGCATTAGGCGCACAAGACTCCAAGAAGTTGATGGCATAATCTCTAGCACCATATTGGTCGGCACGAGAATGATCGTCCCAGTTTTCTGCTCCCATAATAACAGGGGCTGTTAACACCAAAACAGTTGCCAAACCTGCTGCTCCTATTCCTGGTATTTTGTCTTTCAATAACTCGTAAATGTATGGCACAGCCATTCCCATCCACATACAGAAGGTAAAGATAGATCCCACAATTACATAATCACGCTCTCTAGGCTCTCTAGGCGGTTGGTTGGTAAAGACAATAATGGCAATTCCTGTCATTAAGAACAACACTCCCAAGGCGGCTGCTTCTCTTGAACGTTTTGAAGCATGAAAAATCAATCCAATTAAACCAAAAATAAATGGCAAAAAGTAATATGTATTTCTCGATTTATCTTCTTTGATGTATTTCGGCAAATTAGATTGGCTGTGCAAACGCATCGCATCAATAGGAGCTATACCCGACAACCAGTTTCCTCTAGTCACTTTACCATCTGTTCCTTGCAACGCATTTTGTCGACCAATAAAGTTCCAAGCAAAATAACGTCCATACATATACCCTAATTGGTATTCAAAAAAGAAACCGATATTATTGGCCATGGTTGGTTTTCCTGAAGGACCAAGGCTCATCCATTTCATATATTCTCCTGCACGGTCAAAGTGTCCCAATCGAGGGAAAAACATCATGTCACTTGACTTATACCCTACATCTCTTTTTTCATCCACAATCTCATAAACCATTTTCCCATCTTTCTCTACTGGTCTCCAAACATCTTTATCCTTAGGATATTCACCACTGCGTTCAGATGCGAAATGAGGACCATAAATCAAAGGACGAGTTCCATATTGTTCGCGATTTAAGTACGACAACATACTATATGGGTCACTTGGATTATTCATATTAATAGCGGTCTCAGCATTGGCACGAACGACAACCATACCATAAGAAGAGAATCCAATCAATATCATAGCAAACATCATTGTTCCTAAATGTAGGTAATAGTTCTTTTTTTGATGTGCGTAACGCAAGGTTGCTATAATTCCTCCAACCAAAAGGATGATAAAGAACAAAACACCCATTCCCAAGCCTGTACCTAAGGTATTGACAAAGAAGAAATCAACAGCGGCAGCCATTTGAGGCAAACGAGGTATGATAAAATACTGTACGGCAACCAAGGCACCAAAACCTCCTATAAAGCCAATAATAGCCCCTTTCCAAGAGAAATTCGTGTCTCCATCTTCCAATTCTTTCTTTTTGAAATAGAATAAAACACCCAAAAATGGAATGGCTAACAAACTCAGCAAATGCACTCCGATAGACAAGCCCATCATATAGGCTATAAAAATCAACCAGCGATCTGCTTTCGGATGGTCGGTAACATACCACTTAATAGCTGCCCACATAACCAAACCTGTAAAGCCAGAAGACATCGCATAGACCTCTCCTTCTACCGCAGAGAACCAAACAGAAGTGGCAAAAGTAGTTGCCAAACCAGCTACGACTCCAGAACCTAATATGGCTAAAGTCTCTCCTCCTTCTTGCGGAGCATCATAACGCCCTACCATTGCTAATTTGCTCAGCATAATGGTAGACCAACAGACAAACATAACTAAGAATGCCGTACAAAGTCCTGACATCACATTCAATGAATAAGCAATGGTTGAAGGATCGTCAGAAAATAACGTAGCTATCCATCCAAAAATGGATCCAATCATTAAGAATAAGGGTGCCCCTGGAGGATGCACAACTTCTAATTTATACGCTGCTGAGATAAACTCTCCACAATCCCACAAACTTGAGGTTGGTTCTGCCGTTAACATGTAAACTGTTGCCGCAACAGCAAACATCAACCATCCAGTAATAGTACTGAGTCTATTAAATGATTTCATTCTTATTTTTTAAATTGTTGTGATGCTATATGATATGGTAAAATCAAATTTGGTCTAAAAATTTATCCTAAGTTTTTTAAACTCATTTTTAGGACATACAAAGGTAGAAATTCTATACTCTTATACAAAAGATAGCCTTTGTTTTATCTTAGTCGATTCTAAGTTTTATTGGTTTAATCACAAAGTAGGAATTTTATTTCTTCTTAAAAAAAGATGTTTGATTCTAATTTTAACATTTAACGGGACATTAAACTATTTTTATCGACTTTAAAGTTTTTTTTAGAAAATGTTAGCTATGTTGTCCCTTAGATATAGCCTACAATCGTTGTTAACCATCTGTATTAGCCAGTAATATATCTTGAAAATAAAACCCTGTATCATACTCTAGCGTCTCTTTTCCATTAGAATAATCTTTATAAACTACTTCTCCTAATTGTATTGGAACAGGTCGTTTGAAAATAGGTCCATCATATACAAAGCTATGAAACTCTCCATTCTCACCACAAATATCAACATTGGGCGGCAGGTCATTGATAAAATCCATATCTAGTCTTCTTCCCACAAAACTCTTGTCCAAGTACCTAGCATTGACACAAACAACAATTGCTTTGAAGCCAAGGCTAATAAATTCTGTTAGAATTGCTTCTACAGGCAATTGCCACAGTGGAAAAAAAGCCTTGACACCTACTTTTTGGAGTTGCACTTCTCGATACGTCTTTAAATCCTCCAAATGAATGTCCCCAAATATAGAATGAGTCACGCCTGCGGTTTTAAAAACATTCATTTTAGTTTGCATCAACTCATTGTAAACCTCCATCGTATCCGAAGGAGGTAATTCTAACTTATACAAGGGAAGCTCTAAAGCTGCTGCTTGAGCATCTAGCAATTCCTCTCGAATGCCATGCATGGTTATTCGACGCAACTGATGACTTATGGTTGTAAATAAACCGTGTAGAGGAATGCCTCCTGCCAATGTTTTGTAGAGTGCTAAGGTAGAATCTTTTCCACCACTCCAATTCATAATTGCTCGCATCTTTTCTGTCTTTATGTTTTATGATTCGTTTTTTAGGGCAATTTTTGTGTAGAAATGGATGTTGGCTCTAGGCTTAAAAAGCCGTTTGTAACAAACAGCCCGACCACCAAACATAGGCCATACTAAATATAGCAACTATATTGGACATCAATGCAAATAATTTCATCTCCCAAACGGAGTAAGTTTTGTCTTTATATAAAAGAAAAACATCCAACAGCAACCACATTAAGCCCATTGCCAATATTCCTCCAAAAATATATTCTTGATAAACAACTAACAGCAAAATAACTTCTAACAATACAATAGTTATAATAAGTAATTTTGTGTTTCGAATGCCTAAAATTGTTCCCGTTGTTTTTCGTCCAGTTTTTTTATCAGGCTCAATATCCATTACTTCTCCCATCATATGAGATTGTATTGCAAATAGAAATAAATAGACATAGGTTTGCCAAGGCAAACCCTCTAAATTATTGATCCATATACTCAAAGGAACTACTAATAAATATCCCACTTGACACAACAATTCTAAAGGAGGATGGCTCCTCAAACCTTTTTCTGGCAGGTTGTACAAACCATTTATTACAATAAACAGGACTAAAAATAACCCAACCTCCCAACCTCCTATACCAATCAATACAGGAAAAAATAGGAGCTGACTAATTGCAATCGCTTGCCACAAAACGTCTAAATCTTTCTTTGTCCCCCTAGCACCAAACCAAAAACTATCTTTTCTAGGGTTTAAAGCATCTGTCTCATAATCAACAATGTCATTCCAACCATACACCAGAAAATTGAGCGGAAAGCAGACATAAAAAAGCCCGTACCAAAATTCCCAAGTGCTTACGATTGTACTCATTTGACTCGTTGGCAACAAATACAACCAAAGTGTTGCAAACCAAAGGCCAGGACGGGATACCTTTAAGTAAAATAAGAGTTGTTTTAACATACTAGAGGATTAGAAGATCGATAGTATAGATGCCACTTAAACAAATTCAATTCATTTAAAAATAAGCAAATTCTTTGTAAATCGTAATCCATCAATCATTCGTAGCATTACTCCTTACTCCTTCCTCATTTCAGCAAACCATTCCTTCTAAAAAAACGAAAGATTTGAAAATTAAAATAATGAATCACATTAAATTTTTAATTTTCAAATCTCTCTATTGATGAACTTAATAACTACTAAATAGTACCACTTATTTCCTTGTCTACACTACAAGCCTGTTGATTTTAAGCGTTTTGAGATATCAGATACTTCACTTTTGAAACGTGTATCGTTTTCCAATAAAGATTCGATAGAACGGCAAGCATGTATTACAGTACTGTGATCTCGTCCTCCAAAAGCATTTCCAATGTGTTTCAAAGACTTATTGCTCAATTGTTTTGCCAAATACATAGACAACTGTCTGGCTCGAACAACAAAGCGTTTTCTTGTTTTTTCTTTTAATTTTTCAACAGGCAAATCGTAGTGTTCGGCTACAATTTTTTGAATTAATTCAACCGTAACCTCACTGGATATGTTGTCAACAAATTTACTAATCACTTCTTTTGCCAGATCAATATCAATATCTCGTTGGTTTAAAGCAGCCTGAGCAATAATAGAAATTAATACCCCTTCCATTTCACGAACATTTGTCCGCACGTTGTACGATATAAATTCGAGTACATTAGGAGGCAAATCAACTCCATCGTTATCCATTTTCATTTGGATGATTGCCATACGAGTTTCTAAGGAAGGAATTTGCAAATCCGCAGACAAACCCCATTTAAATCTAGAAATTAAACGTTCTTCGATGCCTGCCATTTCTTTTGGTGGACGATCGGAAGTCAAAATCAACTGCTTGCCTCCTTGATGCAAGTGATTAAAAATAGAGAAGAAAATATCCTGTGTTTTTTGTTTGTTTTCCAAAAACTGAATATCATCTACGATCAACAAATCGACCATTTGATAGAACTTCACAAAATCACTAATGGCGTTGTTTCGAAGCGCTTCAATAAATTGATTGGTAAATCGCTCTGAAGAAACGTACAACACTGCTTTTTCTGGAAATTGTGTCGCAACCTCATTGCCAATTGCATGTGCCAGATGTGTTTTTCCTAGACCTACATCGCCAAAAATCATCAAAGGATTAAAGGCGGTTTTTCCTGGACGCTTGGCAATCGCTAAGCCTGCGGAACGTGCCAAGCGGTTGCAGTCGCCTTCAATAAAATGCTCAAAGGTGTAGTTAGGATTCAGTTGAGAATCTATTTTTAACTTTTGGATACCAGGTATTACAAAAGGATTTTTAATTTTTCCACCTTTCAAACCACTCTTAGAAGCATTTGCCTCTAGATTTTCTTTCTTAAAAGAGGGTGTTTTAGGTATGTTTGTTTTTTTAGGAATCAAATACTCCAATTGAGCATCTGCTCCAATTTCTACTTGAATCGCTTCTTTTAAGACAACAACATAGTGTTCTTCTAGCCATTCATAGAAAAATTTATTTGGAACTTGTATTGTTAAAACTGAACCGTCTAGGCGCAACGGTCTAATTGGCTCAAACCAAGTAGAGAAACTTTGTGCGTTAACACTTTCCTTTATTTTTGCTAAACAATTTTGCCAAACTTGGACATGATCTGCACTCATAATGGCTTTATTATAATATAGGGTTATTCTTACTGAATAATACGGACTTGAAAATTTGATTTGGTTATTTGAGCCAACGCTAAGAACTACAATAATTCATGCAAAAATGGCGATTGTCTGAAGCCGTCAAAAGTCATTATTCTTTTTGAATTTTTGGCTGACAAAATCTTACACAGACTATTACAAATTAATAGTGTTTTAATGGGAATCTCCTATAGTATAAATATTTTCTGTATATTTCAAATTATGCTTGTTTTTGATACATTTTTAATCAAATAAGCAAAAAATGAAGCTTGTTTTCCACAAAAAGTTCCTAAACTAATTAGAGAAGTTTGGCTAAGGTCGTTAAAAAAAATGGGAATGGAAAAAAAAAAGGAATTTCAATTGACAAAAAAAAGAACTATTTATTTACCAAAAAAAAAAGCAAAAAAAATCTTTTTTTTTAACCCTACTTAAGACAACATAAATTACTTATTACAAACACCTTACTTGCAACATAAGCAAATAATTTACACCTTATAACACTAAATAAAAGTATTTAAATAGGAAGTTTTTAATTTTTGGAACTTGAATCTTTTTTCTTCATGACAACATCTCTGCAAAAAATCATGCCTACTTTGAATGAAAGTACTTTTTACACACTTTAAAGCCTAACTCTGCTCATTCTTTTCTTTCCAAATTGACCAAAACAACCAATAGAAATCCTGACGAACAATTCAATTATCCAATCGATTGATTTTTACATTGAATACATTTGTCTTGGCAATTCCGCTCAAAATAAACGTCCAATCGCCCTAAAACCATTCCTGCCCACCCTACTTGGGTAATCAAAGTTTCTTTGTTATCCACCGTTATAATCGTAGGTTTATCTAAAAAAGTATGGGTATGTCCTCCTATGATCAAATCAATATTTTGAGTACTAGTTGCCAGTACTACATCTGAAACTTTGTTGGTTTTATACATATACCCCAAATGCGACAAACAAATTACATAATCACACTTTTCTTCATTTTTTAAGATGTTAGCATAGTGGTTTGCCTTCTTTATGGGATCTGTATATCTAGTCTTTTTATACAATGGACTAGGTACCAATCCTTCTAGCTCTACACCAACTCCCAGTACACCAACTTTTATAGGTCCTTTTTGAAAAATTTGGTAGGGCTTGGTATGCCCATTCATAATCGTGTCTGAAAAGTCGTAATTACAATTGACCAATGGAAAATTAGCTTGAGTAGTCAACTGTTTGTGCAAGCCATCAATTCCACCATCAAAATCGTGATTTCCTATTGTGCCAGCATCATAGCCCATTTTGCTCATCAATTTCATCTCCAACTCTCCGCCAAAATAATTGAAGTAAGGAGTGCCTTGAAACATATCTCCCGCATCCAATAGCAAAACATGTTCTTCTTCTTGGCGAATTTTATTAATCAGTGCTGCTCGTTTGGCAATACCTCCACGTCCCTCATTCTTTCCTCCATCCATTGGAAAGGGTTCGATCCTGCTGTGTACATCATTTGTATGTAAAATTGTCAATTTATGCAATCGCCCTTCTTCGCTGCTAAAAGATGCAGCCTTTAAAAAGCTAGGCATCATACTAGTGCTACCCGCTACAACTGCCAAAGAACCCAATTTTCCTAAAAATGATCGTCGATTATACATATAATTCTTCTTGTTAGTACTTCGTTATCGCTTTGCTATTGCACACATCTTTGTATCAATTTTCCCACGAAGCCTTGTCCTGTGTTACTAATATTATTTTAAACCTTCAAATACACTCAAAACTACAAATAAAAATGCTTACTGAATAACGATTACCTTCCCTGTTTCTAAGGATTCTCCTTTTAAACGCAAATAATACGACCCCGCCGATAGCTTTTTTAAATCCAGTTCAACCTTATGTTGGACATTGCTTTTAAAGCGCTGTTGAAGTACTGTCTGGAGCATCTTTCCTGTAGCAACGTCTACGATTTCGATAGAAAGCTCTTGGCTGTTATGTAGTGAAAATGTTATCGAGAATTGCCCATCAGAAGGATTGGGGAAAACAGTTAGTTCTGTCGTATTTTTTACTCGATTCGTTATTTTTTTCTGATTGGTAATCGTAGCATTATAGTCCTTTGGGCTTGTCGGAGTAGTTAGGGGCGTTCGATGCCAATGATTTTCTTCATCTTTTAGCAGTAAACCTCTTTCAAATGTTTGGTTTGTTGTAGCATTTAAGATATCCATGTACCAAAATTCTGCAATAGCTGAATCCGATTTTATATCTAAGATACCGTAACCATGCTCTACAATATTAGAAAAAACTTGATTGGGATTAGCAGTAGCCATATAACCTTCTACAGCACCAACCACCCAACTTGGGTACCCCATTTCATCAAAATTACCTCTAGTGATAGAAGTTGGCAAAAATTCAACCGCTACAGAACCATTTCCTGTACTTCCATTATATCCACTGCCCGTCGGAGCTTGATGCAAATCGGCTGCCATAGAAACATGCGCGTCCCCACTTAAAACCATTACATTATTAATAGCATTATTTTCTATAAAATCTAATAAACGATCTCTAGAACCATCAAAGCCATCCCAACTTTTAGGATCTAGCACAGAACCATTTCCTATTGTT
It includes:
- a CDS encoding diphthine--ammonia ligase, whose protein sequence is MRAIMNWSGGKDSTLALYKTLAGGIPLHGLFTTISHQLRRITMHGIREELLDAQAAALELPLYKLELPPSDTMEVYNELMQTKMNVFKTAGVTHSIFGDIHLEDLKTYREVQLQKVGVKAFFPLWQLPVEAILTEFISLGFKAIVVCVNARYLDKSFVGRRLDMDFINDLPPNVDICGENGEFHSFVYDGPIFKRPVPIQLGEVVYKDYSNGKETLEYDTGFYFQDILLANTDG
- a CDS encoding 6-carboxytetrahydropterin synthase gives rise to the protein MIIYLTRRENFNAAHQLWVHEWSEEKNFQVFGKCANKNFHGHNYDLMVTIKGKPDPVTGFIMDAKKLSTIIKKEVCDILDHSNLNMDPNFLPKGTPPTTENLVYYIWKQIEPHLDANCRMHCVKLYETRNIWAEYYGEEDF
- a CDS encoding DUF2723 domain-containing protein: MKSFNRLSTITGWLMFAVAATVYMLTAEPTSSLWDCGEFISAAYKLEVVHPPGAPLFLMIGSIFGWIATLFSDDPSTIAYSLNVMSGLCTAFLVMFVCWSTIMLSKLAMVGRYDAPQEGGETLAILGSGVVAGLATTFATSVWFSAVEGEVYAMSSGFTGLVMWAAIKWYVTDHPKADRWLIFIAYMMGLSIGVHLLSLLAIPFLGVLFYFKKKELEDGDTNFSWKGAIIGFIGGFGALVAVQYFIIPRLPQMAAAVDFFFVNTLGTGLGMGVLFFIILLVGGIIATLRYAHQKKNYYLHLGTMMFAMILIGFSSYGMVVVRANAETAINMNNPSDPYSMLSYLNREQYGTRPLIYGPHFASERSGEYPKDKDVWRPVEKDGKMVYEIVDEKRDVGYKSSDMMFFPRLGHFDRAGEYMKWMSLGPSGKPTMANNIGFFFEYQLGYMYGRYFAWNFIGRQNALQGTDGKVTRGNWLSGIAPIDAMRLHSQSNLPKYIKEDKSRNTYYFLPFIFGLIGLIFHASKRSREAAALGVLFLMTGIAIIVFTNQPPREPRERDYVIVGSIFTFCMWMGMAVPYIYELLKDKIPGIGAAGLATVLVLTAPVIMGAENWDDHSRADQYGARDYAINFLESCAPNAIIFTYGDNDTYPLWYAQEVENIRPDVRVINFSLLAVDWYIDQLRRKINESPKIEMTIPKAAYRGKLRNYLPFQITQGERYINLHDVIKFVGSTPSNMNPQMLEQYASYIPARNVYLPVDKEKAIKNGAINESIPDSMILPAVKFKLKEGQFMMKDEIALMDIIATNAQRGWERPIYFAVTCRPEKIMGLKDYLMLEGMALRIVPYRTPSQSTTAILMGKVDTDLMYENMVGTEEQPGKFRWGNFDKKDFFINESYMPSVHSLQYGFVRLTDALIREGDKKRAEATVDKFFESFPHMNFPYEQSRMSLQGIRFYLVELKSEATEEKAKQHMDILAEALIDRLSFYNSLTSAADQKAFAGERNEMLGMIQQLMQFVSLTSDEAYKKEMLARLQPYAPQQQAPPTPPVK
- a CDS encoding L,D-transpeptidase family protein, translating into MNPILLLFSFILLTTACNNPSSPRPQTVSSSPLLLLQKQQIDSTNFELFLRAFKKEQILEVWAKEKLGQQFKKIQTYSFCTSSGLLGPKRQEGDRQIPEGCYWIDRFNPNSKFHLSLGLNYPNDSDRKLGHAQYPGGDIFIHGGCASIGCIPITNRKIEELYALTSEAQRLGQTKIQVHIFPSNKMKSLINNATQHMVFWQNLYPIFDYFETKHTLPKVWIKPNGTYAIAN
- a CDS encoding acyl-CoA reductase; protein product: MKLQERLALLVKLGAYIQQDTEARQYAIAYTERNNRWLTKENSRNALQNFATEFLTASALEAWIANYPSLKEERRSKKIGLVLAGNIPAVGFHDVLTTFIAGHQAMLKYSEKDQYLIPYMIDFMIKEDPRSAAYFKPVLRLKDFDAVIATGSNNSALYFEQYFSKYPNIIRKNRNSIAVLDGTETEEELLALGSDIFAYFGLGCRSVAKLYVPKEYDFFNFLSLMDQHYKTIMDHNKYKNNYDYNRSIYLLNNVPHLANDCLMLLEHESLLSRISSVHFEYYNNEEDLQAKLEGAKEQIQCIATKMNLPQKNTVLLGQAQKPALEDYADGVDTLQFLIEL
- a CDS encoding YbjQ family protein, which translates into the protein MILSTTEIIPQRQIRQIVGLVRGNIAFARNKSRNTWVDLANLMGGEIEDFSLIQAHAREEALNKMIQAAQKLKADAIIGLRFSSTTIEGVSEILAYGTAVQLYEIE